From Natrinema amylolyticum, the proteins below share one genomic window:
- a CDS encoding saccharopine dehydrogenase family protein, translated as MDSLLIYGSYGYTGRLIAREAVARGGSPVVAGRDGRAVAAQADDLGVEGQTFDLESADLDASIAPFDAVLNCAGPFAETVGPLVEACLETQTDYLDITGEFSVFERLRQRGPAAREAEITLLPGVGFDVVPSDCLAAFLADQLPDADRLALGIKGGGSLSRGTARTLVDQLGSGGVVRRNGRLIQVPTAFRTREVDFGDGPEHAVTIPWGDVVTAPHSTGIESVEVYAAAPSWASRALSAADSLAWLFERRPVEGVLKRLIDARLDGPNERELATGSAVVWGEVIDEATGRRARARLRTPNPYALTAESAVTAAQRVLRDVGRIPNGFQTPASAFGSEFVLELSGTERELVDAPAESGEMNRPVAESDD; from the coding sequence ATGGACTCGCTTCTCATCTATGGCTCCTACGGCTACACGGGGCGGCTGATCGCGCGCGAGGCCGTCGCGCGCGGCGGCTCTCCCGTCGTCGCCGGCCGCGACGGCCGCGCGGTCGCCGCGCAGGCCGACGACCTCGGCGTCGAGGGGCAGACCTTCGACCTCGAGTCGGCGGATCTCGACGCGTCTATCGCTCCCTTCGATGCGGTTTTGAACTGCGCCGGACCGTTCGCCGAGACGGTCGGTCCACTGGTCGAGGCCTGTCTCGAGACGCAGACGGACTATCTGGACATCACGGGCGAGTTCTCCGTCTTCGAGCGGCTCCGCCAGCGCGGCCCCGCGGCTCGCGAGGCGGAGATCACGCTGCTCCCCGGCGTCGGCTTCGACGTCGTGCCCTCCGACTGTCTGGCGGCCTTTCTCGCCGACCAGCTTCCCGACGCAGATCGATTGGCACTCGGGATCAAAGGCGGCGGTAGCCTCTCGCGGGGGACTGCCCGAACGCTCGTCGACCAACTCGGTAGCGGCGGCGTCGTTCGCCGAAACGGACGACTCATCCAGGTGCCGACCGCGTTCCGAACCCGTGAGGTCGACTTCGGCGACGGCCCCGAACACGCCGTTACGATCCCATGGGGCGACGTCGTCACCGCCCCCCATAGCACCGGTATCGAATCGGTCGAGGTCTACGCCGCCGCGCCGTCGTGGGCGAGCCGGGCCCTCTCGGCGGCCGACTCCCTCGCCTGGCTCTTCGAGCGCCGGCCCGTCGAGGGGGTCCTGAAGCGACTGATCGACGCTCGCCTCGACGGCCCGAACGAACGGGAGCTCGCGACCGGCAGCGCCGTCGTCTGGGGGGAAGTCATCGACGAAGCCACCGGTCGACGGGCGCGCGCCAGGCTCCGAACGCCGAACCCCTACGCGCTCACCGCCGAGTCTGCGGTGACGGCCGCCCAACGGGTTCTCCGGGATGTGGGTCGGATCCCGAACGGATTTCAGACGCCCGCGTCGGCCTTCGGGAGCGAGTTCGTCCTCGAGCTCTCGGGGACGGAGCGGGAACTCGTAGACGCGCCGGCGGAATCCGGCGAGATGAATCGACCGGTCGCCGAGTCCGACGACTGA
- a CDS encoding aminotransferase class IV, with amino-acid sequence MSDDLRYHVDGDLVPAGEATVSVDDRGFRYGDAAFETLRAYGGTIFAWDAHVERLERTCEALSLEHGLTAADIRERIDETLAANDLADAYVRLSITRGVQPGKLTPQPDVDPTVVVYVKPLPRGGLESDPVWDGPATVETVETRRVPDEAIPAAAKTHNYLNGILARAELEDEADEALMCDLEGHVTEGATSNLWFVRDDTLHTPTTDGPVLPGITRDIVLEIARDAGFPVREGRYEPANVLEADEAFLTNRTWELRPIATLDGREIGGGPVTDRLSHLYDERVEKRCYE; translated from the coding sequence ATGAGTGACGACTTGCGCTACCACGTCGACGGCGACCTCGTGCCCGCCGGCGAGGCCACCGTCAGCGTCGACGATCGGGGCTTCCGGTACGGCGACGCCGCCTTCGAGACGCTCCGGGCCTACGGCGGGACAATCTTCGCGTGGGACGCCCACGTCGAGCGCCTTGAGCGAACCTGCGAGGCCCTCTCGCTCGAGCACGGACTCACCGCCGCAGATATCCGGGAGCGGATCGACGAGACGCTCGCGGCCAACGACCTCGCGGACGCCTACGTCCGCCTCTCGATCACGCGCGGCGTTCAGCCGGGGAAACTCACTCCGCAACCCGATGTCGATCCGACCGTCGTCGTCTACGTCAAACCGCTTCCGCGGGGCGGCCTCGAGAGCGACCCGGTCTGGGACGGTCCGGCGACGGTCGAGACGGTCGAAACGCGACGGGTCCCCGACGAGGCGATCCCGGCCGCGGCCAAGACGCACAACTACCTGAACGGAATTCTCGCTCGCGCGGAACTCGAGGACGAGGCGGACGAAGCGCTCATGTGCGACCTCGAGGGGCACGTTACGGAGGGGGCTACGAGCAACCTATGGTTCGTCCGCGACGACACGCTCCACACGCCGACGACCGACGGGCCCGTGCTGCCAGGGATCACCCGCGATATCGTGCTTGAAATAGCTCGCGACGCCGGATTCCCGGTCCGCGAGGGACGGTACGAGCCGGCCAACGTGCTCGAGGCCGACGAGGCATTTCTGACGAATCGAACGTGGGAGCTGCGTCCGATCGCGACGCTCGACGGGCGGGAAATCGGGGGCGGCCCCGTGACGGATCGACTGTCGCATCTGTACGACGAGCGCGTCGAGAAACGGTGCTACGAGTGA
- a CDS encoding anthranilate synthase component II, which translates to MLVVDNYDSFAYNLVQYVGEVADEVLVRRNDEIDLAGVRDLEPTGIVVSPGPGTPEEAGISIPLFAETDYPILGVCLGHQALCAANGAPVVHAPEVVHGKPSTVGHDGEGLFDGLPESFQVGRYHSLAVDRADLPASLEETAWTTDERGVLMAVRHRERPHIGVQFHPESILTRGHEDAARDDGISLELGKRLIANFCRFAATADRRPDGRDERSGGARNE; encoded by the coding sequence TTGCTCGTCGTCGACAACTACGATTCGTTCGCCTACAACCTCGTCCAGTACGTCGGCGAAGTCGCGGACGAGGTGCTCGTCCGGCGCAACGACGAGATCGATCTCGCGGGCGTTCGCGACCTCGAGCCGACCGGGATCGTCGTCTCGCCGGGGCCGGGAACGCCCGAGGAGGCCGGGATCTCGATTCCGCTGTTCGCCGAGACCGACTACCCGATTCTGGGCGTCTGTCTGGGCCATCAGGCCCTCTGTGCGGCCAACGGTGCGCCGGTGGTGCACGCTCCCGAGGTCGTCCACGGGAAGCCGTCGACGGTCGGCCACGATGGCGAGGGACTCTTCGACGGCCTGCCTGAGAGCTTTCAGGTCGGGCGCTACCACTCACTGGCAGTCGATCGCGCGGACCTGCCGGCCTCGCTCGAGGAGACCGCCTGGACAACTGACGAGCGCGGCGTCCTGATGGCGGTCCGCCACCGCGAGCGGCCCCACATCGGTGTGCAATTTCACCCTGAGAGCATCCTCACGCGCGGTCACGAGGACGCCGCGCGCGACGACGGTATCTCGCTCGAGCTGGGCAAGCGACTGATCGCGAACTTCTGTCGGTTCGCCGCGACTGCCGACCGGCGTCCCGACGGTCGCGACGAACGGAGCGGAGGGGCCCGGAATGAGTGA
- the pabB gene encoding aminodeoxychorismate synthase, component I: MSDPRVVTTLDSFRAAVRDRDRDPSETGETGPTHTGHRVPVEVRVTADDPFLAYRRARDGADGTVFLETTGGQPGWGYFGVDPVDRLTVGSDAVRRTRDANRSPTLAALEGLLAGEAIARGDCDVPYPCGAVGWLSYDIARELEALPDSAVDDRELPRLEVAVYDRLVAWEEPTDGEVTLRITACPRVGVGNEDPTDADLEAAYERGRERAIDLARAVRDGDPEIGEPPVSSAEATFESDCGRAAFADRVRRVKEYVRDGDTFQANVSQRLVAPAAVHPVAAYDALRRVNPAPYSCLLEFRSADLVSASPELLLEREGEFVRTEPIAGTRPRGDTPADDDALEEDLLTDEKERAEHAMLVDLERNDLGKVCEYGSVDVDEYRRIDRYSEVMHLVSNVTGRLRSDETLADAVAATFPGGTITGAPKPRTMEIIDELEATRRGPYTGSVGLFGFDGRATLNIVIRTLVRHADEYHLRVGAGIVHDSDPTREYDETLDKARALIAAVDDALGERAELGLEAESGGDECE, from the coding sequence ATGAGCGACCCCCGCGTCGTGACGACGCTGGATTCGTTTCGCGCCGCCGTTCGCGACCGCGACAGGGACCCGTCCGAGACGGGCGAAACTGGGCCGACGCACACCGGACACCGCGTCCCCGTCGAAGTTCGCGTGACCGCGGACGACCCGTTTCTCGCCTATCGACGGGCGCGCGACGGCGCTGATGGGACCGTCTTCCTCGAGACGACCGGCGGCCAGCCGGGCTGGGGCTACTTCGGCGTCGACCCCGTCGACCGGCTCACCGTCGGCTCCGACGCGGTACGGCGAACGCGCGACGCCAACCGGTCGCCGACGCTGGCCGCGCTCGAGGGGCTGCTCGCGGGCGAGGCGATCGCCCGCGGAGACTGTGACGTGCCCTACCCCTGCGGTGCCGTCGGTTGGCTCTCCTACGACATCGCCCGCGAACTCGAGGCGTTACCCGACTCGGCCGTCGACGACCGGGAACTGCCTCGTCTCGAGGTCGCGGTCTACGACCGGCTCGTCGCCTGGGAGGAACCGACCGACGGCGAGGTGACGCTGCGGATCACGGCCTGTCCGCGGGTCGGTGTCGGTAACGAGGACCCCACTGACGCCGACCTCGAGGCGGCCTACGAGCGCGGCCGCGAGCGGGCGATCGATCTCGCGCGAGCCGTCCGCGACGGCGATCCCGAGATCGGCGAGCCGCCGGTCTCAAGCGCGGAGGCGACGTTCGAGAGCGACTGCGGCCGAGCGGCCTTCGCCGACCGCGTGCGCCGAGTCAAGGAGTACGTCCGCGACGGCGACACGTTTCAGGCGAACGTCTCCCAGCGGCTGGTCGCGCCCGCCGCGGTCCACCCCGTCGCCGCCTACGACGCCCTCCGGCGAGTCAATCCGGCGCCCTACTCCTGTCTGCTCGAGTTCCGATCGGCCGACCTGGTGAGCGCGAGTCCCGAGTTACTGCTCGAGCGCGAGGGGGAGTTCGTTCGGACGGAGCCTATCGCCGGCACCCGGCCGCGCGGCGACACGCCCGCGGACGACGACGCGCTCGAGGAAGATCTGCTGACCGACGAAAAGGAGCGCGCGGAGCACGCGATGCTGGTCGATCTGGAGCGAAACGACCTCGGGAAGGTCTGCGAGTACGGCTCCGTCGACGTCGACGAGTACCGCCGGATCGACCGCTACTCCGAGGTGATGCACCTCGTCTCGAACGTGACGGGGCGACTGCGCTCGGACGAGACGCTCGCCGACGCGGTCGCGGCGACCTTCCCCGGCGGCACGATCACCGGCGCGCCGAAGCCGCGGACGATGGAGATCATCGACGAACTCGAGGCGACTCGGCGCGGCCCCTACACCGGCAGCGTCGGACTCTTCGGCTTCGACGGCCGAGCCACCCTCAACATCGTCATTCGGACGTTGGTCCGGCACGCCGACGAGTACCACCTGCGGGTGGGCGCGGGCATCGTCCACGACTCTGATCCGACCCGCGAGTACGACGAGACCCTCGACAAGGCCCGCGCGCTCATCGCGGCGGTCGACGACGCGCTGGGCGAGCGGGCCGAACTGGGGCTCGAGGCGGAAAGCGGAGGTGATGAGTGTGAGTGA
- a CDS encoding helix-hairpin-helix domain-containing protein: MAILQKLKSLLGFDESDSERGGAREVGVTVEREGSTDDARDTDRDETAADGVTAEPTPSAATDSSAAESSEPATESTDAPEEADVPSESPIEEAEPDADVNATAETEPAETDVAPETESETEPEPDADAAAAEDTESAPLESDASDSEPSAADTTETESEPDETDETDREPVDVIKGIGPAYADRLAGAGVDTVGELAGADAAELAEQTDISEKRIQGWIDRAEVR, encoded by the coding sequence ATGGCAATCCTCCAAAAGCTGAAGTCCCTGTTGGGGTTCGACGAGTCGGACTCGGAGCGGGGAGGCGCTCGAGAGGTCGGGGTAACGGTCGAACGGGAAGGGTCGACGGACGACGCGCGCGACACCGATCGAGACGAGACGGCGGCCGACGGTGTGACCGCGGAACCGACCCCATCGGCGGCGACCGACTCGAGCGCGGCGGAGTCCTCGGAACCGGCGACGGAATCGACGGACGCCCCGGAGGAGGCCGACGTGCCGTCGGAGTCGCCCATCGAGGAGGCCGAACCCGACGCCGACGTCAACGCGACTGCGGAAACCGAACCCGCGGAGACGGACGTCGCTCCCGAGACCGAATCCGAGACGGAGCCGGAACCGGACGCGGACGCAGCCGCTGCCGAGGACACCGAGTCGGCTCCCCTCGAGTCCGACGCGTCCGATTCCGAACCGTCGGCCGCCGACACGACCGAAACCGAATCCGAACCCGACGAGACTGACGAAACCGACCGGGAACCAGTCGACGTGATCAAAGGGATCGGCCCGGCCTACGCCGACCGGCTCGCCGGTGCCGGCGTCGACACCGTCGGCGAACTCGCCGGCGCGGACGCCGCCGAGCTGGCCGAGCAGACCGACATCTCCGAGAAGCGCATTCAGGGCTGGATCGACCGCGCTGAAGTCAGATAA
- a CDS encoding shikimate dehydrogenase: protein MDVYGLLGNPVGHSLSPPMHEAAYDELGLEARYATFEPDPDDIDDAIHGADALGIAGLNVTIPFKQAALEIVAPEDLATRIGAVNTIDFSGSGPPTGYNTDAVGALRALRDHDVAIDGERAVVVGAGGAGRAVAFGLADAGATVAIANRTEATARELADEVPRATGHGLADLEQLLPDADVLVNATSVGMEEDATPVPADALHGDLAVLDAVYRPLETRLLRDAADAGATTVDGAWMLLYQGVEAFEIWTDRDAPVDVMNEALRSWL, encoded by the coding sequence ATGGACGTATACGGTCTGCTGGGCAACCCGGTCGGCCACTCCCTGTCGCCGCCGATGCACGAAGCGGCCTACGACGAACTGGGCCTCGAGGCGCGGTACGCGACCTTTGAGCCCGATCCCGACGACATCGACGACGCGATTCACGGGGCCGACGCGCTCGGAATCGCGGGGCTGAACGTGACGATCCCGTTCAAGCAGGCGGCCCTCGAGATCGTCGCGCCCGAAGATCTGGCGACCAGGATCGGCGCGGTCAACACGATCGACTTCTCCGGGTCGGGGCCGCCGACCGGGTACAACACCGACGCCGTCGGCGCGTTACGCGCGCTGCGCGACCACGACGTCGCGATCGACGGCGAACGGGCGGTCGTCGTGGGTGCGGGCGGTGCCGGCCGGGCGGTCGCCTTCGGCCTCGCCGACGCCGGTGCGACGGTCGCCATCGCCAACCGGACCGAGGCGACGGCCCGCGAGCTGGCCGACGAGGTCCCCCGCGCGACCGGTCACGGGCTCGCGGACCTCGAGCAACTGCTGCCGGACGCCGACGTGCTGGTCAACGCGACCAGCGTCGGGATGGAGGAGGACGCGACGCCGGTGCCAGCCGACGCGCTCCACGGCGATCTGGCCGTGCTCGACGCGGTCTACCGGCCGCTCGAGACGCGACTGCTTCGCGACGCGGCCGACGCCGGGGCGACGACCGTCGACGGCGCGTGGATGCTCCTCTATCAGGGCGTCGAGGCATTCGAGATCTGGACCGATCGGGACGCACCGGTCGACGTCATGAACGAGGCGCTGCGCTCGTGGCTGTAG
- a CDS encoding calcium/sodium antiporter, with protein MLSGTPLFILLLAAGIVALYGGAELLVAGAGRLALGIGLRATTVGVTVIAFATTAPELFVSTIGALNVSTDIGLGAVVGSNIANIGLVLGVAALIKPLPIADRVMRRHVPTMVLAAILLIGLGANGRIGRLEGAIFLLVLAGFTAVLLYYVNADPAPVTENPDAGDGISLRDVALVIGGLVALVVGSRWLVAGGTGLLSALGVSDLVIGLTVLALGTSLPELAASVVGAVRGETEFAIGNVVGSNIYNIFAVLGIVALITPIEIEPATLRFELPIMVAFTVVLVGMMGYGRRLTRIDGAILVAGYVGFILLLVP; from the coding sequence ATGCTCTCCGGAACCCCACTCTTTATTCTCCTGTTGGCGGCCGGTATCGTCGCGCTGTACGGCGGTGCCGAGTTGCTGGTCGCGGGCGCGGGCCGGCTGGCGCTCGGAATCGGGCTGCGAGCGACGACCGTCGGCGTGACGGTGATCGCGTTCGCGACGACCGCGCCGGAACTGTTCGTCTCGACGATCGGCGCGCTGAACGTCTCGACCGATATCGGTCTGGGCGCGGTCGTCGGCTCGAACATCGCGAACATCGGGTTGGTGCTCGGGGTCGCCGCGCTGATCAAACCGCTCCCGATCGCGGACCGGGTCATGCGGCGACACGTCCCCACGATGGTACTTGCGGCGATCCTCCTGATCGGACTCGGTGCGAACGGCCGGATCGGCCGCCTCGAGGGGGCGATCTTTCTGCTCGTCCTCGCCGGATTCACGGCCGTTCTGCTGTACTACGTCAACGCGGATCCCGCACCGGTGACCGAGAACCCCGACGCCGGCGACGGGATCTCGTTGCGGGACGTCGCGCTCGTGATCGGCGGGCTGGTCGCGCTCGTCGTCGGGTCCCGATGGCTCGTGGCCGGCGGAACCGGGCTCCTGTCGGCGCTCGGGGTATCGGACCTCGTCATCGGACTGACGGTGCTCGCGCTCGGCACGTCGCTGCCGGAACTGGCCGCCTCGGTCGTCGGTGCGGTCCGCGGCGAGACGGAGTTCGCGATCGGCAACGTGGTCGGCTCGAACATCTACAACATCTTCGCGGTGCTCGGGATCGTGGCGCTGATCACCCCGATCGAGATCGAGCCGGCGACGCTCCGATTCGAACTTCCGATCATGGTCGCCTTCACTGTCGTACTGGTCGGCATGATGGGATACGGCCGTCGACTCACCCGGATCGACGGCGCGATTCTCGTCGCCGGCTACGTCGGATTCATCCTCCTCCTCGTTCCCTGA
- a CDS encoding DUF7344 domain-containing protein, whose product MSSPSDTELTTTALDVLAEPRRRYLLAALLDREDTSTVDPPSTAASMSLAALATEVATSEHGCPIVTDDQCEQTHIALVHAHVPRLVDIGVLTRIDDGDAATVALADHPLLEAEWVRTLLDDPTGEAFAADEATLNRTLDVLHNPRRRAVCMALAMRRGTVSVSDLAAAVVAREGDDGTRLIDVTEDECASVITELAHDHLPALSDAGLVEYDDAATRAAIATDAPQWESDWVLEGPLADVAELVREFRGPSVTSSATDVVSNATGDETPENGGHGGDHVLMDTCETIEGAETVFARGHEIADGADEELVVTVPDGDRIGRKCLERWRAAAERGVDVYVGSRSPRVRDTVRSAVPGATVCEPQFDWLNFPIEETDHGHIVFADRERALLVTTEESESGGERRIGALAGDSRGNALVSILCDHLGPRLDRLTTVREERDVQDGTPLPM is encoded by the coding sequence TGACAACAACTGCCTTGGATGTCCTCGCGGAGCCGCGCCGGCGATACCTCCTCGCCGCGTTGCTCGATCGCGAGGACACGTCCACGGTTGACCCCCCGTCGACGGCAGCGTCGATGTCGCTCGCCGCGCTCGCGACCGAGGTCGCGACCAGCGAACACGGCTGTCCGATCGTCACCGACGATCAGTGCGAGCAGACACACATCGCCCTGGTTCACGCCCACGTCCCGCGACTGGTCGATATCGGCGTCCTGACTCGAATCGACGACGGCGACGCCGCAACGGTCGCGCTCGCCGACCACCCGCTCCTCGAGGCTGAGTGGGTCCGGACGCTCCTCGACGACCCGACGGGTGAGGCGTTCGCCGCAGACGAAGCGACGCTAAACCGGACGCTCGACGTGCTCCACAATCCGCGCCGTCGGGCCGTCTGTATGGCGCTCGCGATGCGCCGCGGCACCGTCTCCGTCTCCGATCTCGCCGCGGCGGTCGTCGCTCGAGAGGGGGACGACGGCACGCGATTGATCGACGTCACCGAAGACGAGTGTGCGTCCGTCATCACGGAACTCGCCCACGATCATCTCCCTGCGCTGTCCGACGCGGGGCTCGTCGAGTACGACGACGCGGCGACGAGAGCCGCGATCGCGACCGACGCACCGCAGTGGGAGAGCGATTGGGTGCTCGAGGGGCCGCTCGCCGACGTCGCTGAACTCGTCCGCGAGTTTCGGGGGCCGTCCGTCACGTCGTCCGCTACCGACGTCGTCTCGAACGCAACCGGGGACGAAACGCCCGAGAACGGTGGTCACGGCGGTGACCACGTTCTCATGGACACCTGCGAGACGATCGAGGGAGCGGAGACCGTCTTCGCTCGCGGCCACGAAATCGCCGACGGTGCCGACGAGGAACTGGTCGTGACGGTTCCGGACGGCGATCGGATCGGTCGGAAGTGTCTCGAGCGCTGGCGCGCCGCGGCCGAGCGGGGCGTCGACGTCTACGTCGGGTCGCGATCGCCGCGGGTCCGCGATACCGTTCGATCGGCGGTCCCGGGCGCCACCGTCTGCGAGCCCCAGTTCGACTGGCTCAACTTCCCGATCGAGGAGACAGATCACGGACACATCGTCTTCGCCGACCGCGAGCGAGCGCTGCTCGTGACGACCGAGGAGTCCGAGTCAGGCGGGGAGCGACGGATTGGTGCGCTCGCTGGCGACAGTCGTGGAAACGCGCTGGTCTCGATCCTCTGTGATCACCTCGGGCCGCGCCTCGACCGGCTCACGACTGTTCGCGAGGAACGCGACGTGCAGGACGGAACGCCGCTGCCGATGTGA